A section of the Acidobacterium capsulatum ATCC 51196 genome encodes:
- a CDS encoding AAA family ATPase, with translation MLTRIYIDNFRSFVNFEYRPESKQLLLGPNGSGKSSLLDAIRYLKGFVAGYANRFAVSTRTRWQNQPLQVMELVASLDDRPFEYRVEISNAEPAKSQSVQLERLKVFGKTVFELADGLIRFFPSEGESKAVPLQTNRSALHLAVLSNPDVRRFVEWLDRVHCFDIDAYPGEMDETADSEERDPDFELENLAGWYRYLVQTSPEENVKFMKSLQDCMDGFITFRFSSEDDGSRTLRAEFSAPAGKKVSYSISELSQGQRQLIALYMILHFPIYRGDTVFIDEPDNFLSLREIQPWLLAAEEMVEEHGGQLILISHHPETLDRWAKEYGLRFFREENGHVRTEKFSSKQNGELPPSELIARGWE, from the coding sequence ATGCTGACTCGCATCTACATCGACAATTTCCGGAGCTTCGTCAATTTCGAGTACCGCCCGGAAAGTAAGCAGTTGCTGCTCGGCCCAAACGGCAGTGGCAAATCGTCGCTTCTTGATGCGATTCGTTACTTGAAGGGTTTCGTTGCCGGCTATGCAAACAGATTTGCAGTGTCCACTCGCACACGTTGGCAAAATCAGCCTCTGCAAGTCATGGAACTAGTTGCCAGCCTCGATGACAGGCCTTTTGAGTACCGCGTTGAAATTAGCAATGCGGAACCGGCCAAGAGTCAATCGGTGCAATTGGAAAGGCTAAAGGTATTCGGGAAGACAGTTTTCGAGCTTGCAGATGGACTGATACGCTTCTTCCCAAGTGAGGGTGAATCAAAAGCTGTCCCACTGCAGACAAACCGCTCCGCATTGCATCTTGCAGTGTTAAGTAACCCTGACGTTCGTCGTTTTGTTGAATGGCTGGATCGAGTTCACTGTTTCGACATTGACGCGTACCCGGGAGAGATGGATGAAACCGCAGATAGTGAAGAGCGCGACCCTGACTTTGAACTGGAGAATCTCGCTGGATGGTACCGCTATCTCGTACAAACATCCCCCGAAGAGAACGTTAAATTTATGAAATCCCTCCAAGATTGCATGGATGGATTTATCACGTTTCGCTTCTCCTCTGAGGATGACGGCTCCAGAACCCTCCGCGCTGAGTTCTCTGCGCCTGCGGGCAAGAAGGTCAGCTATTCCATTTCTGAGCTTTCGCAGGGACAGCGCCAGTTGATTGCGCTGTACATGATTCTTCACTTTCCCATCTATCGGGGTGATACGGTTTTTATTGATGAACCGGATAATTTTCTTTCGCTGCGGGAAATCCAGCCATGGCTGCTGGCTGCAGAAGAAATGGTGGAAGAGCACGGTGGACAACTCATCCTGATCTCCCATCATCCTGAGACCCTGGATCGCTGGGCGAAGGAATATGGCTTGCGCTTCTTCCGGGAAGAGAACGGCCATGTCCGCACGGAGAAATTTAGCTCCAAGCAAAACGGTGAACTTCCGCCTTCGGAACTGATCGCTAGAGGCTGGGAATAA
- a CDS encoding gluconeogenesis factor YvcK family protein: MTALRRVVAIGGGTGLSTLLRGLKRHVLPHAGAAPLFASSSEPQPECPPPCISDLAAIVTVTDDGGSSGRLRKDFKMLPPGDLRNCMVALSEDEHLISQLFRHRFRNGGELEGHNFGNLFVAALVEMTGDFAHAVRLAAEVLATRGHIYPVTTSNVTLAARMSDGSIVQGETNITASNLVIQELMLEPPDVQPLPEALAAIESADLITLGPGSLFTSIITNVLVPGIPEALAQARGTRVYVANLMTQANESLHLSASQHIERIYAHARAPIFDYALINTAPVPEAARERYAAEHAEVIEADVEKIEAMGIRCITGDFAEVEGVVRHNPDRVAEALLALPIGHK, translated from the coding sequence GTGACCGCCCTACGCCGCGTGGTCGCCATCGGCGGCGGCACCGGTCTCTCGACTTTGCTGCGCGGCCTCAAGCGACATGTGCTGCCGCATGCTGGCGCGGCTCCCCTCTTCGCCAGCAGCTCTGAGCCGCAGCCCGAGTGTCCGCCCCCATGCATCAGCGATCTGGCCGCGATTGTCACCGTCACCGACGACGGCGGATCGAGCGGCCGCCTGCGCAAAGACTTCAAGATGCTGCCCCCGGGCGACCTGCGCAACTGCATGGTCGCGCTCAGTGAGGACGAGCACCTGATCTCGCAGCTCTTCCGCCATCGCTTTCGCAACGGCGGCGAGCTGGAGGGCCACAACTTTGGCAATCTCTTCGTAGCCGCGCTGGTCGAAATGACGGGCGACTTTGCCCACGCCGTGCGCCTGGCCGCCGAAGTGCTCGCCACGCGCGGCCACATCTATCCCGTGACCACCTCAAATGTGACGCTGGCTGCGCGCATGAGCGACGGCTCCATTGTGCAGGGCGAGACCAACATCACGGCCAGCAATCTGGTCATTCAGGAACTGATGCTGGAGCCGCCCGACGTGCAGCCCTTGCCCGAAGCGCTCGCCGCCATCGAGTCCGCTGACCTGATCACGCTCGGTCCCGGCTCGCTCTTCACCAGCATTATCACCAACGTGCTGGTGCCGGGCATTCCCGAAGCGCTGGCCCAGGCACGCGGCACGCGGGTCTACGTGGCCAACCTGATGACGCAGGCCAATGAGAGCCTGCACCTCTCGGCCTCGCAGCACATCGAGCGCATCTACGCCCATGCTCGCGCGCCTATCTTTGACTACGCGCTCATCAACACGGCTCCGGTGCCGGAGGCAGCCCGCGAGCGCTACGCCGCCGAGCATGCCGAAGTGATTGAGGCCGACGTCGAGAAGATTGAAGCCATGGGCATCCGCTGCATCACCGGCGACTTTGCCGAGGTGGAAGGTGTCGTGCGCCACAATCCCGACCGCGTCGCCGAAGCTCTACTCGCCCTGCCGATCGGGCATAAATAA